A region from the Dendropsophus ebraccatus isolate aDenEbr1 chromosome 1, aDenEbr1.pat, whole genome shotgun sequence genome encodes:
- the LOC138785840 gene encoding olfactory receptor 10A7-like, protein MIPLRFSSPLCDSFELYIIYHQQGNNLTDIAVFILLGFQGSPQLRLSLFSLLLVVFSVTVCGNLLIITLVSTSKILHTPMYFFISQLSICDISLTSDVVPNLLHILLYNGAPITFIGCMTQFYFFCVAETFECLLLTVMSYDRYVAICNPLRYSSIMTSPLCVKLSIVAWLVSFSVAFFDTFTTSRLKFCGSNIIDHLLCDLIPLQEISCSDTFPLNLQMYLQSFLFVIIPIIIIVASYVNIIRTILSIPSNISRQKAFSTCSSHLIVVSIFYWTMFSVHVFPTRGQTSNANKILSLLYTVFTPLANPIIYSLRNKDIKKSAQEAIHRQINFL, encoded by the coding sequence ATGATTCCTCTCCGCTTCTCCAGTCCACTATGTGACTCTTTTGAACTTTATATTATTTATCACCAGCAGGGAAATAATCTGACGGATATTGCAGTGTTCATTCTTTTGGGTTTTCAAGGCAGTCCCCAGCTAAGACTCTcgctcttctctctgctcttagTTGTATTTTCGGTCACTGTATGTGGGAACCTCCTGATCATCACCCTGGTGTCCACCAgcaagatcctccacaccccaatgtacttcttcatTTCACAACTCTCCATCTGTGACATCTCATTGACCTCGGATGTCGTCCCCAACCTGCTCCACATTCTTCTATATAATGGGGCGCCCATTACTTTTATTGGTTGTATGACTCAGTTTTATTTCTTCTGTGTAGCAGAAACCTTTGagtgtcttctcctcacagtgatgtcctatgacagatatgtggccatctgtaatcccCTCCGGTACTCCTCCATCATGACAAGTCCCCTTTGTGTAAAATTGTCCATCGTTGCTTGGTTAGTCAGCTTTTCCGTTGCCTTCTTTGACACCTTTACAACTTCAAGGCTAAAGTTCTGTGGATCTAATATCATTGACCATCTACTTTGTGATCTTATTCCCTTACAGGAGATTTCCTGCTCTGATACATTTCCTTTGAATCTACAAATGTATCTGCAAAGTTTTCTATTTGTAATTATTCCCATCATAATAATTGTCGCTTCCTATGTCAACATTATCCGCACCATCTTATCGATTCCATCTAATATCAgtagacagaaagccttctccacctgtagctcccacctcattgtggtctCCATATTCTACTGGACTATGTTCAGCGTTCATGTGTTTCCGACAAGAGGACAGACATCGAATGCTAATAAAATCCtctccctgctatatactgtgtttacTCCACTGGCCAACCCCATAATATACAGTCTGAGGAATAAAGATATTAAGAAATCTGCACAAGAAGCTATTCACAGACAAATAAATTTCCTGTGA